Genomic segment of Colletotrichum destructivum chromosome 5, complete sequence:
ACCACACGAATCGGTCTCCGACAACAGACATGATCAGGCCAAAGCTGTTGACAACAATGTCATTGCGGTGATCGATCTATTGAGGGTTTCCCTTTTCAGCAGAACTCACTCACACAAGTGGGAGGGGTGGGCATACGAAGAAGACATGCACCGAGGGGTACTTTCGGTATGCGAAGCAGTACACCATCAAGGAGCCCTTGGCAAAtatggcgacgccgacgataACGATGGGCACAATGTGCAACTCTTCAGAGGTCCGTTGACCCTCGCCAAGGGCGCGGCCTGACTCGACCTGGGCTCCAGATCAGCGTCTCAAACGACCCAGTCACACGGCGCTTGGCAACTTACCAGAAGCTGAATGGCAACTGTGGTCATCAGAGCACAAAATAAGATGATACCTATTGTCTCGATCCTGGTTCGTCCCTATTATTCCCTCCCCTGTCAGACACTCGAATATGTCTCGCCAAGGTGTAGCGATAACTTACCACGGGATACTTGTATATACTCGGACGagccgccatcctcgacgtGATCAGCATAACAAAGGAAGAGACTAGATCCATCTGGGCACCGTATCATGGTCAACCTCTAAAGTAATGCCGCATCGGAGAGAAAGGGTCTACTAACGAAAGCGTCGGCTGCAGTGGCAAATAGCTGAATTACATTAGTCAACAAAGGCCAAGAGGACAAGATTTCCGGTGTGTATTTACCGATAGAGATCCGGTTGAGACGGCAGCATAGAGTTGGATGACAAACAGACAAAAGTTAGCTGTGAAGGAAGCATTGACGGCGAATTTGATTTTAGGGCCCATCCGCGCATCTTCGGCGACTTGTTGCctttcctcgtcttcggcaccAAGAAACTGGTCAATGAGCACATTTTGTCTGTTGTAAAACTTCTTCAGCTTTCTCTTGTTACCCTTCGGATGTTCGATGGCCATCTGCTTTTTGGAGACATTGTCACGACGGTGTCGACCAAAGTCGTAGGGGTCCGGCCGGTAGGTATCAACGGCGGAAACATCTGCGTCGTCAACGTTGGAGTACGGTCCTTTGTATGAGGTTCCAACGATCTCGTTCTTGTTGACTGTGTTGTTCGAGGTGGACTCAAGCTGTTCTTCGGCAGCAAGCTCGCCGTCCGTGCCAGAAACTGGAGCTGTCGAGATGACGTCTGTATTGACTTCAAGGTGTTCGTTGAGTTCCTTGTT
This window contains:
- a CDS encoding Putative cation efflux protein → MHAPRESRDGGHPSSAASAQGNFVAHLESNSNGEANKELNEHLEVNTDVISTAPVSGTDGELAAEEQLESTSNNTVNKNEIVGTSYKGPYSNVDDADVSAVDTYRPDPYDFGRHRRDNVSKKQMAIEHPKGNKRKLKKFYNRQNVLIDQFLGAEDEERQQVAEDARMGPKIKFAVNASFTANFCLFVIQLYAAVSTGSLSLFATAADAFMDLVSSFVMLITSRMAARPSIYKYPVGRTRIETIGIILFCALMTTVAIQLLVESGRALGEGQRTSEELHIVPIVIVGVAIFAKGSLMVYCFAYRKYPSVHVFFIDHRNDIVVNSFGLIMSVVGDRFVWYLDPIGAICIALLILFSWVSNAFDQVWLLVGKSAPRDFVSKLIYMAMTHDTRILKVDTVSILSPRVLEPPNRRQCRAYHAGQKYYVEIDVVMDESTALKISHDVAQDLQRKVEGLGDVERAFVHVDYSEAHDPHEEHKPLYERQSRKPKRTLKDILLRTKKNTVHVSEAEISSSQN